The Aquificaceae bacterium DNA segment GTTCGTGTAATCATCTATCTAACCTTAAGAGAAGTTCCCAACTCATCATCGCAATCACATGGCGAAGTTCACCTTTGCATGTCCCCACATCTATAGAAGTGCTTTTTGTATGGGTTATAGAGTAAGAAATGGTCTCCACAAACCTGCTTACTTCGTGGTCCTTTGCCTTGCAAAACACTCTTACCGCAGAAGATAGAAAGTCAAGTGTCTGTTTATTTTCTCTGTAATCCCTTCTTGGAACTATCCATGCACTCAAGCCATAGACCCTGTTGTTGGACTTTTCTACGCGTAAGGTGAGGTTTCTGTGGGCGTAAATTACTTCGTCTGCGCGCGTCTGCTTTTTGTATCTTAGGGCATTCTTCTGTAAGAGACTCTCAAATTCAAAAAACTGCCTGTCTAAGGTCTGAGGGTAAGATACCGCAACTATGAAGAGTATTAGAAACACAACAATCATCATGGCTTTTATTATAAGCTGAAGGGGTCCATTCGGACCCCCGAGCCTTCCTTACTTTGCTTGAGGTCTTGGTGTTTTGTCCGTTGATGCAGGAAGGACAGGCACTTCAAGGGCGTGTTTTGGTATCTGACCGGTAAGTGATTTGAGGAAGGCTACTATATAACGCGTTTCCTCCTCTGTTAGCTTCCTTCCGAGTTGTGTTTCCGCCATTATCTTGACTGCATCCTCAAGGCTCCAGACACTTCCATCATGGAAGTAAGGATAGGTTTTTTCTACGTTTCTAAGAGAGGGAGATTTGAATACAAACATGTCTTCTTCCTTCTTAGTAACAGTAAACCTTCCAAGGTCAACGAGTATGGTGGGTTTATCAAGAGTCACGTATGGTGCGGTTGCCTTCCAATAGTCTACAAACTGACCAAACTTAAAGAAGGCATTTCCACCTACCGCAGGTCCAGAGTGGCATGCTACACAGCCAACTTCAATGAAAAGTCTTAGACCCTTCTTTTCTTCTGCAGTTAGAGCCTTTGTATTGCCTTTGAGAAACTCATCAAACCTTGAGGGTGTCAGCAAAGTTCTCTCAAAAGCTCCTATAGCCTTACCTATGTTTTCAAATCTGAGTGGTTCTTTGTCATTAGGAAAAGCTTTTTTGAACATTTCCACATATTCTGGAATAGACCTTAGCCTTTCAATCACTTCCTTTTCAGAAGGCATAGCCATCTCTATAGGATTAAGTATCGGACCGAGAGCTTGCTCTTCCACATCCTTTGCCCTTCCATCCCAAAATTGAGCAATATGCAATGCTGCATTGTATACGGAGGGCGCATTCCTTGGACCAATAGCCCAACCATGACCTATGGAAGTAGGCAGGTTATCCACACCGTAGGTTGCCAGGTTATGGCAGGTATTACAACTTATCAAACCACTCTTTGAAAGTCTTGGATCATAGAAAAGCATCTTACCAAGTTCTACTTTTTCTTTTGTTATTGGGTTTGCTGGGTTATCCACCACTTCGGGTAGAGGTTGGAAAAACTGTCTTGCTAGTTCAAGAAGCTGTGCATCTTCATCCTTCGGCTGAGGAGCTTGAGCCTTACCTTTGCTTTGGGCATAAACACCAGCACCCGCAACTACCGCTCCAACCAATACCGCACTTAACAACACTTTCTTCATGCCTTTACCTCCTTATAAGATTCTTTTATACAGCTATATATGATCTAGATTATAATACTTCTGCGAAAAATTTGCAAGAGAGTTTTATAGGTAGATATTCTTTAGAATCAGAAGAAAAGACTTCTTATCTTCACCATCTCCTCAAGGCTCAACTGTCCAGGTGCTACCGCAGAACCTACAAAGGCATAGCTTATAACAGACCCAAAGACAAAACCCGCAACCCTTGAAACCTTTCCATATTCACCCATGGCAATTAGGATTTTTTCTCCTTCTTCTTCTTTACCAAGACACAAAAGCCTTGCGGTATCTTGATAGGAGTTTGCCTTTACAGAAATCTTTACGATATCCGCATCCCACCTTCTTGCTTCTCTAAATACTTCCCTTAGTATCCAGTTGGCAGGCGTAAGCTCAAAGTTATGGTAGGAGATTATTAGTTTTTTCCCTGCGGTCTTTACTATGTCCCTGACCTGAGAGATGATATCTTGAGAGGAAAGCTCTATGTCTGTGTAATCGCTGTATGGAGCAACCTTTCTGAAAATCTCCAACCTATTTTCAACCTGTGAGCCACCTTCCCTTTGACTTCTCACTG contains these protein-coding regions:
- the aroD gene encoding type I 3-dehydroquinate dehydratase; translated protein: MLIAVPLADKNFEENLRLCKEKGADIIELRVDLFENRDPQFVLECVERVQREGLKTILTVRSQREGGSQVENRLEIFRKVAPYSDYTDIELSSQDIISQVRDIVKTAGKKLIISYHNFELTPANWILREVFREARRWDADIVKISVKANSYQDTARLLCLGKEEEGEKILIAMGEYGKVSRVAGFVFGSVISYAFVGSAVAPGQLSLEEMVKIRSLFF
- a CDS encoding cytochrome-c peroxidase, which translates into the protein MKKVLLSAVLVGAVVAGAGVYAQSKGKAQAPQPKDEDAQLLELARQFFQPLPEVVDNPANPITKEKVELGKMLFYDPRLSKSGLISCNTCHNLATYGVDNLPTSIGHGWAIGPRNAPSVYNAALHIAQFWDGRAKDVEEQALGPILNPIEMAMPSEKEVIERLRSIPEYVEMFKKAFPNDKEPLRFENIGKAIGAFERTLLTPSRFDEFLKGNTKALTAEEKKGLRLFIEVGCVACHSGPAVGGNAFFKFGQFVDYWKATAPYVTLDKPTILVDLGRFTVTKKEEDMFVFKSPSLRNVEKTYPYFHDGSVWSLEDAVKIMAETQLGRKLTEEETRYIVAFLKSLTGQIPKHALEVPVLPASTDKTPRPQAK